The genomic stretch AGGACGAGATCGGCATCTTCGGCGAGCTCTCCCCGACGATCGCGGCCGATCGGCTCGACGGGGTGCGAACGATCCTGTTCGAGCTCGACCTGGTGAAGACGTTCGCGCGCAAACGAGGCACATCGGAGTTCGTCCCCCTTCCCCGCTACCCGGCCTCGAAGCGCGATCTATCCCTCCTCGTCCCGGAGGAATTGCCCGAGGAGGAGGTGCGGGCGGCGATCGCGGCCGAGAAGCGGGTCGAAGGGATCCTCCTGTACGACCTGTACCAAGGGGATCAGGTCACCCCGGGTTACAAGTCCCTCACCTACGAGCTCACCCTCCGCGCTCCGGACCGGACCCTCACCGACGAGGAGGTGGGGAAGGCGATGGCCCGCATCGAGCGGCGGCTGGCCCGGCTCGGGGTGAAGCTGAGAGCATAATGAACAGGACGGTCCTCGCCCATACCGCAGAGGAGATGGAGGAGCTCGGGGTCGAGCTCGCCGATGCCCTGCGTGACGGGATGGTCGTCTCGTTGATCGGGGAGCTGGGAGCGGGGAAGACGACCCTGGTCAAGGGGATCGCCAAGGGGCTCCTGATCACCGATCTTGTCGTATCTCCAAGTTACACGATCTACCGTCCCTACCGGGGTGGGAGGCTGACCCTTCACCACCTCGACGCCTACCGTGTCGCGTCGCTGGCGGAGCTCGCCGAGGTCGGGCTCGATCAGCTGATCCCACCCGATGAGGGGGTGACAGTGATCGAATGGCCAGAACGGGTGCCGGAGATCGTGGACGTGAGCGACATCGTGGTCAGGATCACCGCGCGCGAGGACGGAGCGCGGCAGGTAGAGGTCTCTACCCGGTGAGGAACACTCCGTCGATCGGGGCGCCGCACTTCGGGCAGTGCCCGTCCTGAAGCCGATTTTCCACCACGGCGAACCCAATTCGCTTGATCAGTTTGGCCCCGCAGTGTGGGCAGTACGTGCTCTCCCCTTCTCCGGGGACGTTCCCCATGTAGACGTAGCGCAGCCCGACCTCCTTGCCGATCTCCCGCGCCCGGCGCAGGGTCGCCACCGGGGTCGGGGGGACATCGCGGAGACGGTAGGCCGGGTAGAACCGGGAGATGTGCCACGGGATCGTCGGGGAGATCCCGTAGATCGCCTCGGCGATCCAACGCAGATCGTCGTCCGAGTCGTTCATCCCCGGGATGATGAGGGTCGTCACCTCGACCCACACCCCGG from Candidatus Bipolaricaulota bacterium encodes the following:
- the tsaE gene encoding tRNA (adenosine(37)-N6)-threonylcarbamoyltransferase complex ATPase subunit type 1 TsaE, whose product is MNRTVLAHTAEEMEELGVELADALRDGMVVSLIGELGAGKTTLVKGIAKGLLITDLVVSPSYTIYRPYRGGRLTLHHLDAYRVASLAELAEVGLDQLIPPDEGVTVIEWPERVPEIVDVSDIVVRITAREDGARQVEVSTR